A genomic region of Gimesia chilikensis contains the following coding sequences:
- a CDS encoding choice-of-anchor Q domain-containing protein — translation MSTLLWLSHLKRQFRNTQSRKSRQRGNRNHQHGSPAAPLAIVNKVETLEERTLLTAFTVLNTDNSGAGSLRDAIEQANANAGADTITFDSSLAGQTVSLTSQISISDDLTIVGLGPDQLTLDGNGSSRIFQIYDGSSSTTIDVEISGLRLTNGYAIAGGAIHNREQLSLIDTALANNISSGSGGAIYNDSGTVTIENSILTGNMALGDTSPGHGGGIYSTAGSLTVTNSDFSENNADKAGGAIFAGTDGDLTVSHSTFYRNQGQSGGGIYSFRIALNIHDSQFSENRGIADPEFPTQASEGGAVYHTSTVLIEPGVQDALITNSVFTDNHADTRGGGVQFVFGYMTIRDSLFSGNIADLSGGGVAITLGQLTVEQSTFFDNRSDANGGAIGNSGTLILSHSTLTENIAAGFGGGIHIFSQGTAEIVNSTLSGNQATIEGGGIDSSSRESLTLINSTFTGNSSARGGGLSSSHVTPVLLNTIVAGNIASQDAQIHRSYTSSNSIVQDSVTGLLDPVLRDNGGPTQTHALVYGSAAINAGDNSAAADAGLITDQRGTGFGRILQGTVDIGAFETDALHLMVDTNSDVDDGDYSLGNLSLREAVKLANVAATTDTIIFDASLAGMSIVLSEELLIQDDLRIFGQGVDQLTLDGDGNSRIFDVYDSDLQNLIQIEISGLTLENGYANDGGAIRSTEDLTLDNVRFRSNQAIFKGAGIYSSDGRLTVSNADFLSNKASHGGGIHSTDSVLNVIDSSFSNNTSTDGAGIYSFQSVTTVEGSTFSENTAINVVGSPVGGGIYSESGSLTVLGSQFVHNTASVFGGGIYNVSGDYFFVSQSSFTQNSSKYGGGIYNLISDMTVSESELIKNSATTNDGGGIYHNVNPFHEETYHVAISQSHFSENSAELFGGGICIQNGEITVSGSTFSENSAHHSGAGFYSYFATTTVENSIFEKNSAFANGGGVGNGGTLSVLNSLFTRNTNGSSGGAVYNNSTGTATISNSTISGNQSSNIGGGLYSISELPLTVINSTIVQNEARVSGGGVYSHFVSPEIINSIVAGNSAQRDFQIFGSFTESTSIIQDSIEGLLDPVLRDNGGPTKTHALLLGSAAINAGDNTVAIDAELENDQRGTGFSRISSGTIDIGAYEVQADHVQLEFHIVDSKTVTDANGEASSLPGSRDWVGEWDGYWMEIWVGMPSAVDLGIHSVTLDIHYNPTVATATSIEYGAAFTLNQTGTIDDQNGMIMNLSAETSLGSVGTNQHALLARIRFESTPEDGIDLNLAGQSLNTQTLVYPLADPEVNLSNGAIGVDLLQLDSQAQISANPYDLNDDNVINFSDLLRFATVYNQKPSTTSSEYAWFADFNQNDRIGFQDLLLFVANYGKHKSGDTPVTYPLNYPDAWNQLLTVAPAPPPSQTATTIQQSTAESLLESTVAESTPQLPPAQQQTLSEIDIKVVDLADETLGRAAAGTIYIDVNAAGYGWFIDTTPAEHSEFSPVSDLTLIALPDSEAAGLIDLRTVILHELGHLLGYEHDGAADVMQATLAPGVRYLPDWESATDEFFGSLADNTELSPF, via the coding sequence ATGTCTACTCTGCTCTGGCTCTCGCACCTCAAACGACAATTCCGCAACACTCAAAGTCGAAAATCACGTCAGCGCGGTAATCGGAACCACCAACATGGTTCACCTGCCGCCCCACTGGCAATTGTGAATAAGGTAGAGACGCTGGAAGAACGCACGCTGTTGACTGCGTTTACGGTCTTGAACACAGACAACTCCGGAGCAGGCAGTCTACGCGACGCCATTGAACAAGCCAACGCGAACGCAGGTGCAGATACGATTACGTTTGACTCCTCTCTCGCAGGGCAGACAGTGAGTCTGACCAGCCAGATTTCGATTTCCGATGATCTGACGATTGTCGGTCTGGGGCCCGATCAGCTCACACTGGACGGAAATGGCAGCAGTCGGATTTTTCAGATTTATGATGGCAGTAGTAGCACGACGATTGATGTTGAAATCAGCGGACTCAGGTTGACGAATGGGTACGCGATCGCAGGCGGCGCCATTCATAATCGGGAACAGCTTTCCCTGATAGATACAGCCCTCGCCAATAACATCTCTAGTGGATCGGGGGGCGCGATTTATAATGACAGTGGTACCGTGACCATTGAGAATTCCATACTGACCGGGAATATGGCACTGGGTGATACTTCTCCCGGCCATGGCGGAGGCATCTACTCCACCGCGGGATCATTGACGGTGACCAACTCTGATTTCTCAGAGAACAATGCAGACAAAGCTGGAGGAGCCATCTTCGCTGGCACGGACGGGGACCTCACGGTTTCCCATTCCACTTTTTATCGAAATCAGGGGCAGTCCGGGGGAGGTATTTACAGTTTCCGCATAGCGCTCAATATTCATGACTCTCAGTTTTCCGAAAACCGGGGAATAGCTGATCCTGAATTTCCTACCCAGGCTTCCGAAGGCGGAGCCGTTTATCATACTTCGACAGTGCTGATCGAGCCTGGCGTACAGGATGCGCTGATTACGAATTCGGTGTTTACAGACAATCATGCCGATACCAGGGGAGGCGGCGTCCAGTTTGTCTTTGGTTACATGACCATCCGCGACAGTCTGTTTTCCGGAAATATCGCCGATTTGAGTGGAGGCGGTGTTGCGATCACCCTGGGTCAGCTTACCGTGGAGCAGAGTACGTTTTTTGATAATCGTTCCGATGCGAACGGCGGCGCGATCGGTAACTCCGGAACTCTGATCCTTTCCCATAGTACCCTCACAGAAAATATCGCTGCAGGCTTTGGTGGGGGAATTCATATCTTCTCTCAGGGGACTGCCGAGATTGTGAATTCTACCCTCTCCGGTAATCAGGCTACCATAGAGGGTGGGGGGATCGATTCTTCCAGCCGGGAGTCGTTAACTCTGATCAACTCGACTTTCACTGGTAATTCGTCAGCTCGGGGAGGGGGGCTTTCCAGTTCCCATGTTACACCCGTTTTGCTCAACACAATTGTAGCAGGCAACATTGCGAGCCAGGATGCACAGATTCACCGCAGTTATACCAGCAGCAACAGTATTGTTCAGGATAGCGTGACCGGTCTGCTGGATCCCGTTCTGAGAGATAACGGTGGTCCCACTCAAACTCATGCCCTGGTGTACGGCAGTGCTGCCATCAACGCCGGTGATAACTCAGCTGCCGCTGATGCCGGTCTCATCACAGATCAGCGCGGTACTGGTTTTGGCAGGATTCTGCAGGGGACCGTCGACATCGGCGCTTTTGAAACGGATGCATTGCATTTGATGGTAGATACGAATTCGGACGTCGACGACGGCGATTACTCCCTCGGTAATCTGTCATTGCGGGAAGCTGTCAAGCTGGCAAACGTAGCTGCCACAACAGATACGATTATCTTTGATGCCTCACTGGCGGGGATGTCAATCGTACTCTCTGAAGAACTGCTGATTCAGGATGACCTCAGAATCTTCGGGCAGGGGGTCGATCAATTGACACTGGACGGGGACGGGAACAGTCGGATTTTTGATGTTTATGACAGTGACCTCCAGAACCTGATACAGATCGAGATCAGTGGCCTTACCCTTGAGAACGGATACGCAAACGATGGCGGCGCTATTCGGAGTACTGAAGATCTCACACTGGATAATGTTCGTTTTAGAAGTAACCAGGCAATCTTTAAAGGAGCAGGAATTTATTCCAGTGATGGCAGGCTTACTGTTTCCAACGCTGACTTTCTATCCAACAAGGCTTCACACGGAGGGGGAATCCACAGCACTGACAGTGTGCTGAACGTTATCGACAGTTCCTTTTCCAATAACACCAGCACTGATGGTGCTGGGATTTACAGTTTTCAAAGTGTTACGACTGTCGAAGGTTCTACATTTTCTGAAAACACAGCGATTAATGTTGTCGGGTCACCAGTGGGGGGCGGCATTTACAGTGAGTCCGGATCCCTTACGGTTCTTGGCAGCCAGTTTGTGCACAATACTGCATCTGTTTTTGGTGGGGGTATCTATAACGTTTCTGGAGACTATTTCTTTGTGTCTCAGTCTTCCTTTACGCAGAACTCGTCAAAATATGGGGGAGGAATCTATAATTTAATCAGCGACATGACTGTATCCGAAAGCGAACTTATCAAGAACTCTGCGACTACGAATGATGGGGGCGGTATTTATCACAACGTCAATCCATTTCATGAAGAAACATACCACGTTGCGATTTCTCAGAGCCATTTCTCAGAAAATTCTGCAGAACTGTTTGGTGGAGGCATCTGCATACAGAATGGCGAGATAACCGTTTCGGGATCAACCTTTTCGGAAAACTCAGCACATCATAGTGGAGCGGGATTTTACAGTTATTTTGCAACGACGACTGTGGAAAACAGCATTTTCGAGAAAAATTCGGCATTCGCCAACGGTGGGGGAGTAGGCAATGGAGGAACACTTTCCGTGCTTAATAGCCTCTTCACAAGGAATACAAACGGATCCTCTGGTGGCGCTGTATATAATAATTCGACCGGAACGGCGACAATCAGCAACAGTACGATTTCAGGAAATCAGTCATCGAATATAGGCGGTGGCCTCTACTCGATCAGCGAATTACCATTAACGGTAATTAACAGTACCATTGTGCAGAATGAGGCCAGAGTCAGCGGAGGAGGAGTTTATAGTCATTTTGTATCACCAGAGATTATTAACAGTATCGTAGCTGGAAATTCAGCTCAAAGAGACTTTCAGATCTTCGGGAGCTTCACAGAAAGTACCAGCATCATTCAGGACAGTATCGAAGGTCTTTTGGACCCGGTATTGAGAGACAATGGCGGTCCCACGAAAACTCATGCTTTGCTGCTCGGTAGCGCTGCCATCAATGCCGGCGATAATACGGTTGCCATTGATGCGGAACTTGAGAACGATCAACGCGGGACTGGCTTTAGTCGAATCAGTAGCGGGACGATCGATATTGGAGCCTACGAGGTTCAGGCCGATCATGTTCAGCTGGAATTCCATATTGTTGATTCGAAAACAGTCACTGATGCCAATGGCGAAGCCAGTTCGCTCCCAGGGAGCAGAGACTGGGTTGGTGAATGGGATGGCTACTGGATGGAGATCTGGGTCGGTATGCCATCTGCTGTTGACCTGGGAATTCATTCGGTCACTTTAGATATACATTATAATCCGACTGTAGCTACCGCGACCAGTATCGAATATGGTGCTGCATTCACTTTGAATCAGACCGGTACCATCGACGACCAGAATGGCATGATTATGAACCTGTCAGCCGAGACCAGTCTCGGTAGTGTCGGTACGAATCAACACGCCTTGTTGGCTCGGATTCGTTTTGAATCGACTCCAGAAGATGGGATTGACCTGAATCTGGCTGGTCAGAGTCTGAACACACAAACGCTGGTGTACCCTCTTGCTGATCCGGAAGTCAACCTGTCCAATGGTGCCATCGGAGTAGATCTGCTGCAATTGGATTCCCAGGCACAGATAAGCGCCAATCCTTACGATCTCAACGACGATAACGTGATCAACTTCAGCGATCTGTTGCGGTTTGCAACCGTCTATAATCAGAAACCGAGTACGACTTCCTCGGAATATGCCTGGTTCGCTGATTTTAACCAGAATGATCGGATCGGCTTTCAAGATCTGCTGCTGTTCGTGGCCAACTATGGCAAGCATAAATCGGGGGACACTCCGGTCACTTACCCCCTGAATTACCCCGATGCCTGGAATCAACTGTTAACGGTCGCTCCCGCACCGCCACCATCACAAACCGCAACCACCATCCAGCAATCAACCGCCGAGAGTCTGCTGGAGTCCACAGTTGCAGAGAGCACTCCACAGCTCCCCCCGGCACAGCAGCAAACGCTCTCAGAGATCGACATCAAAGTCGTTGACCTTGCAGATGAGACCCTGGGCCGCGCCGCTGCCGGTACTATTTACATCGACGTCAACGCCGCCGGCTATGGCTGGTTCATCGATACCACTCCCGCAGAGCACAGCGAGTTCTCTCCAGTCAGCGACCTGACGTTGATTGCACTCCCCGACAGTGAAGCCGCCGGTCTGATCGATCTCCGCACCGTCATCCTGCACGAACTCGGTCACCTGCTTGGCTATGAACATGACGGCGCCGCAGACGTCATGCAGGCCACCCTGGCGCCCGGCGTTCGCTACCTACCGGACTGGGAATCCGCCACAGATGAGTTCTTCGGCTCACTCGCCGACAACACCGAACTCAGTCCGTTTTAA
- a CDS encoding choice-of-anchor Q domain-containing protein, with product MFDAALAGQSFMFSEQLKIRDELSIVGLGADQMTFQIDGAEDQHFSLIYIGDYDDDNIYSVDISGISFDGVGQGRAIYSTKNLTVTDCEFTNMSVRGSGGAIFASRYLTVQNSSFLNNETGGDGGAISYINNNVNSKRDFLCIISDSYFYNNKAEYNGGGVSVSSGRTYLYYDYYHGLELSSSTFIQNECIGTGGGVAVINAWAEISESKFFSNEADRGGGVGQQLLSHYQNTKTATKISDCEFSWNSTNYGGGFFFAKWPEAVYDVPNYESELILARCEFRENTAALRGGGLYLSTSDYATQALEIDVFDSILSYNSAGTEGGGVFSYATSLHFESCLINDNTAVEAGGGFYSSRNLRILNSTISHNTTEKLGGAFYSSGFGTYLSFSACTVVLNSAGESGGAVYIESTSSSNFFKGATNSIIAGNAAPQFSQTNRTLELSYCIFQDSIDGLLDPVLRDNGGNTKTHALLPGSLAIDAGDNSYFEYKDIVFDVRGDGHLRIVNGAVDIGAFEVQGPFTQLDLRIVDTPTTASINGEVASLPENKSWIDEWGSYWLEIWISTPLTTELGILSVALELTYNTAVTTATSIEYGAAFSLNQTGTINDQTGTIENLSADTSLAAAGDDQHVLFARIRFESLVEDKVDLDLEINSLNQQFPELTVNHPVILFSGSSISEEVRGTDPATQIFANPYDLNDDGAINFSDLLRFATVYQQKPSESSSDYAWFADYNQDDRVNFQDLILFAANYGKRKSGDTPVTYPQNYPDAWNQLLTVAPTPPPSQSATNIKQSTAESLLDATVAEITPRLPPAQQQTLSEIDIKVVDLAGDTLGRAAAGTIYIDVNAAGYGWFIDTTPAEHSEFSPASDLTLIALPDSEAAGLVDLRTVILHELGHLLGYEHDGAADVMQATLAPGERRLLNWESTVDTFFSELNDKMELQNF from the coding sequence GTGTTCGACGCTGCGCTGGCTGGCCAGTCATTTATGTTTTCAGAGCAACTGAAGATTCGGGATGAGTTATCGATCGTAGGGCTGGGCGCTGATCAGATGACGTTTCAGATTGATGGTGCGGAAGACCAACATTTCAGCCTGATATATATTGGAGATTACGACGATGACAATATTTACTCAGTTGATATTAGCGGGATCAGTTTTGATGGTGTGGGACAAGGTCGGGCTATTTACAGTACGAAAAATTTGACCGTCACTGACTGTGAGTTTACGAATATGTCTGTACGGGGAAGTGGTGGAGCAATATTTGCCAGTAGATATTTAACGGTTCAAAATAGCTCATTTTTGAATAATGAGACTGGTGGAGATGGAGGGGCAATTTCCTATATAAACAATAATGTCAATTCGAAGCGGGATTTCCTGTGCATTATTTCAGACTCATATTTCTACAATAATAAAGCCGAGTATAACGGAGGAGGCGTTTCCGTATCCTCTGGTAGGACATATTTATACTACGATTATTATCATGGTTTAGAGTTATCGTCCTCAACCTTTATCCAAAATGAGTGTATCGGAACTGGGGGCGGAGTGGCTGTCATTAATGCCTGGGCTGAGATTTCAGAATCAAAATTCTTCTCAAACGAAGCAGATCGCGGAGGAGGGGTTGGTCAACAGCTTTTGTCTCACTATCAGAATACAAAAACGGCAACGAAAATTAGTGATTGTGAATTTTCATGGAATTCAACCAATTACGGCGGTGGGTTTTTCTTTGCCAAGTGGCCTGAAGCTGTTTATGACGTTCCCAACTACGAGTCCGAATTGATCCTGGCACGATGTGAATTTCGAGAGAACACTGCAGCTTTGAGAGGGGGAGGTTTGTATCTCTCTACTTCAGATTACGCTACTCAAGCTTTAGAAATTGATGTCTTTGACTCGATTCTTTCATACAATTCAGCAGGAACAGAAGGCGGGGGCGTATTCAGTTATGCAACGAGCCTTCATTTCGAGAGTTGCTTAATCAATGACAACACTGCGGTAGAAGCGGGAGGAGGGTTCTATTCCAGTAGAAATTTGCGAATCTTAAACAGCACTATTTCTCATAACACAACGGAAAAATTGGGAGGTGCGTTTTACTCATCAGGCTTTGGGACTTACTTGTCATTTTCCGCTTGTACTGTTGTATTGAATTCAGCAGGAGAAAGTGGAGGAGCGGTTTATATTGAAAGTACGTCAAGCAGTAACTTTTTTAAGGGAGCCACTAACTCAATTATTGCAGGAAATGCTGCACCGCAATTCTCGCAAACGAATAGAACACTAGAGTTAAGTTACTGCATTTTTCAGGACAGTATTGACGGCTTGCTTGATCCCGTACTCAGAGATAATGGCGGGAATACCAAAACGCATGCCTTACTGCCCGGCAGTCTGGCCATTGATGCGGGGGATAATTCCTATTTCGAGTATAAGGATATTGTGTTTGATGTACGCGGCGACGGACATCTGCGGATCGTGAATGGCGCGGTCGATATTGGTGCATTTGAAGTGCAGGGACCTTTCACACAACTCGATTTGCGAATTGTGGATACGCCCACGACAGCCTCAATCAACGGAGAGGTCGCTTCGCTTCCGGAAAACAAGAGCTGGATTGACGAATGGGGGAGTTATTGGCTGGAGATTTGGATCAGCACTCCCTTGACGACTGAGTTGGGAATCCTCTCTGTCGCGCTGGAGCTGACGTATAACACGGCGGTCACGACTGCCACCAGCATTGAATACGGTGCCGCGTTCAGTCTGAATCAGACGGGAACCATCAACGACCAGACGGGGACGATTGAGAACCTCTCTGCTGACACCAGTCTCGCTGCCGCGGGAGACGATCAGCATGTTTTGTTTGCCCGCATCCGGTTTGAATCTCTCGTTGAAGACAAAGTTGACCTGGACCTGGAAATAAACAGTCTGAATCAGCAGTTTCCCGAGTTGACAGTAAATCATCCAGTGATTTTGTTTTCCGGTAGCAGTATCAGTGAAGAAGTTCGAGGTACTGATCCTGCTACTCAAATCTTTGCCAACCCTTATGACCTCAATGACGACGGGGCGATCAACTTCAGTGATCTCCTGCGGTTTGCAACCGTCTATCAGCAGAAGCCCAGCGAGTCTTCTTCCGACTACGCCTGGTTCGCTGATTATAACCAGGATGACCGGGTCAACTTTCAGGATCTGATTCTGTTCGCAGCCAACTATGGTAAACGTAAATCGGGGGACACTCCGGTCACTTACCCCCAGAATTATCCCGATGCCTGGAATCAACTCTTAACGGTCGCTCCCACACCGCCACCATCACAATCCGCAACCAATATTAAGCAATCAACCGCCGAGAGTCTGCTGGATGCCACAGTTGCAGAGATCACTCCACGACTCCCCCCGGCACAGCAGCAAACGCTCTCCGAGATCGACATCAAAGTCGTTGACCTTGCAGGCGATACCCTGGGTCGCGCCGCAGCCGGCACCATTTACATCGACGTCAACGCCGCCGGGTATGGCTGGTTCATCGATACCACCCCCGCAGAGCACAGCGAGTTCTCTCCAGCCAGCGATCTAACGTTGATTGCACTCCCCGACAGTGAAGCCGCCGGTCTGGTCGATCTCAGAACGGTCATCCTGCACGAACTGGGACACCTGCTTGGCTATGAACATGACGGCGCTGCAGACGTCATGCAGGCCACGCTGGCGCCCGGCGAGCGTCGATTGCTGAACTGGGAATCCACAGTTGATACCTTCTTCAGCGAACTTAACGACAAGATGGAGCTCCAGAATTTTTAA